In a single window of the Arthrobacter zhangbolii genome:
- a CDS encoding transglutaminase TgpA family protein, giving the protein MTAVLNRPAPDPQPHRPAGPGRRTAPGRGSANLGVGAATAAAVLLCSLSLHGVIEGWSWLAPLVLAVLLPLAATAGARRLGLPLPVIPVAGVAALIMTLTGLFASSVSPLGFLPGPGTLARADALLLEARTIIITEVTPVQALPGIVFLCCAGIGLVAVLSDTLAATLRMPATAGLGLVAVVMIPAVLLPESLGAGYFTLAAVGYLLVLGAGARREHQPAVPGAGPPRGWLGRCAAVSGAALILALMLPLVLPGFTAGAFPQGTRFNFWSGTTGLNPVVTLGNDLRQPQSAGRITYATSSDEPVYLRSTTLEDFSGSRWAPDLRTGERRNGVSGMGSDGGSSLSDKRVVTRISSDTYSSPWLLAPYYPVGVTGAEGSWSWDPKTMTVLNDDDDGPAPQAYQVVSVLAAPTPQQLAVAPPVPEGTVDPVFTELPDSLPGNIAEATREAVGSAGTPYAKAMAIQDYLRSAEFSYSLDAPVDGGYDGNGLDVLSKFMDRKAGYCVHFAAAMAVMARQEGIPSRMALGYAPGRSTGKDSEVPGPGGESMRLFEVDSTDAHAWPELYFEDAGWVRFEPTPSRGSVPDYAQQQAQTQPSTNPRADEDPRIGEAVPAPRPTPRETPLAPEAVLEPAETGSTAWLWTAAAVLAAAAAACTPWSLRRLRTLRRRNASTVSNAARSAPVWDELADLGQDYGYPGQVSDTPRSYADRLGRQAGFNAGAQEALDRIRRAYEEELYSRAARQAQGTQHGQPPPGQSGTAVRSPAADWSDIRTVESALGRTARLPDRLRARFLPPSLAVRFRHD; this is encoded by the coding sequence ATGACAGCAGTGCTTAACCGCCCGGCGCCTGACCCGCAGCCGCACCGCCCTGCCGGTCCCGGGCGGCGCACAGCCCCGGGCCGCGGTTCGGCGAACCTCGGAGTGGGCGCGGCAACGGCTGCCGCCGTGCTGTTGTGTTCCCTGAGCCTGCACGGGGTGATTGAGGGCTGGTCCTGGCTGGCGCCGCTGGTCCTGGCGGTCCTGCTGCCCCTGGCGGCCACGGCGGGAGCGCGGCGACTGGGCCTCCCGCTTCCGGTAATCCCGGTTGCCGGCGTCGCCGCCCTCATCATGACGCTGACCGGACTGTTTGCCTCATCCGTATCACCGCTCGGCTTCCTTCCCGGGCCCGGTACCCTGGCGCGGGCCGATGCCCTGCTGCTCGAGGCAAGGACCATCATCATCACCGAAGTCACCCCGGTCCAGGCGCTCCCCGGCATCGTGTTCCTTTGCTGCGCCGGGATAGGACTCGTGGCGGTCCTTTCGGACACCCTGGCAGCGACGCTGCGCATGCCTGCAACTGCGGGACTGGGCCTGGTCGCGGTGGTGATGATCCCGGCGGTGCTGCTGCCGGAAAGCCTCGGCGCCGGGTACTTCACACTTGCTGCTGTTGGCTACCTGCTTGTGCTGGGCGCCGGGGCCCGGCGGGAACACCAGCCGGCCGTTCCGGGTGCCGGCCCTCCCCGTGGCTGGCTGGGCCGGTGCGCCGCCGTTTCGGGAGCCGCTCTTATTCTGGCCCTGATGCTGCCACTGGTACTGCCGGGGTTCACCGCGGGCGCCTTCCCGCAGGGGACCCGCTTCAATTTCTGGTCAGGAACCACGGGGCTGAACCCTGTTGTCACACTGGGAAATGACCTGCGCCAGCCGCAGTCGGCCGGGCGGATAACCTATGCGACATCCTCCGATGAACCGGTCTACCTTCGCTCCACCACGTTGGAGGATTTCTCCGGGAGCCGTTGGGCACCTGATCTGCGCACCGGGGAACGCCGTAACGGTGTCTCGGGGATGGGCAGCGACGGCGGTTCCAGTCTCTCCGACAAACGGGTGGTAACCCGGATCAGTTCGGATACTTATTCCAGTCCCTGGCTGCTGGCCCCCTACTATCCGGTGGGCGTCACCGGCGCGGAGGGCTCATGGTCCTGGGATCCGAAGACCATGACCGTGCTGAACGACGACGATGACGGGCCCGCGCCGCAGGCTTACCAAGTGGTCAGCGTGTTAGCGGCACCGACCCCGCAGCAGCTTGCCGTGGCCCCTCCGGTGCCGGAGGGGACGGTGGATCCGGTCTTCACCGAACTGCCTGACAGCCTGCCCGGCAACATTGCCGAAGCCACCCGGGAAGCCGTCGGGTCCGCGGGCACACCCTATGCCAAAGCCATGGCGATCCAGGACTACCTGCGCAGCGCTGAGTTCAGCTACTCCCTTGATGCACCGGTTGACGGCGGCTATGACGGAAACGGGCTGGACGTCCTGTCCAAATTCATGGACCGCAAGGCCGGGTACTGCGTGCATTTCGCAGCGGCGATGGCGGTTATGGCACGGCAGGAGGGGATCCCCAGCCGCATGGCGCTGGGCTACGCACCGGGGCGTTCCACCGGCAAGGACTCCGAGGTGCCCGGACCCGGCGGAGAGTCCATGCGCCTGTTCGAAGTGGATTCCACGGATGCCCACGCCTGGCCGGAACTCTACTTCGAGGACGCCGGCTGGGTGCGCTTTGAGCCCACCCCCTCGCGCGGGTCCGTGCCCGACTATGCCCAGCAGCAGGCGCAGACACAGCCCAGCACCAATCCGCGCGCTGATGAAGATCCGAGGATCGGCGAAGCAGTACCCGCACCCCGGCCAACACCGAGGGAAACGCCGCTGGCACCCGAAGCCGTACTGGAACCTGCTGAGACCGGCAGCACGGCCTGGCTATGGACGGCCGCTGCGGTACTGGCAGCCGCGGCTGCCGCCTGCACGCCGTGGAGCCTGCGCCGGCTCCGGACGCTCCGCCGCCGCAACGCCTCCACCGTGAGCAACGCTGCGCGCTCGGCCCCCGTCTGGGACGAGCTGGCTGATCTGGGACAGGACTACGGTTACCCGGGGCAGGTCTCCGATACGCCGCGCAGCTACGCCGACAGGCTGGGCCGGCAGGCCGGGTTCAATGCCGGAGCGCAGGAAGCCCTGGACCGAATCCGCCGCGCCTACGAGGAGGAGCTTTATTCACGAGCTGCCCGGCAGGCGCAGGGGACACAGCACGGGCAGCCCCCACCCGGCCAATCCGGTACGGCTGTGCGGTCACCCGCCGCCGACTGGTCCGATATCAGGACCGTGGAATCTGCCCTAGGCCGGACGGCCCGGCTGCCGGACCGGCTGCGGGCCAGATTCCTGCCGCCGTCGCTCGCGGTGCGCTTCCGCCATGACTGA
- a CDS encoding DUF58 domain-containing protein — translation MQIPSLTGLFTPRGWGLLSAGAAFLLAAGVLGRRDLLAVAVLLMGLPLAAAVLLRLAKPGFDVERTFTPPLTETGTAATVQLSIRCRGSQIPSATMREGLPLRFGRSPEFHFPSGLAVDGRASTYEYRLRSSRRGLYAIGPVTAEFLDPFGLAKTVHTLGGTDQLAVAPAPQDLPVLALSGARGTEGTSPSRRRGTPSEDDATTREYRYGDPMRRVHWPATARHGELMVRQEEPVTAPTASILLDQRAAAYGAGALPGSDDSRELLTTESFEWAVSAVISGAVHFSDGGYSVRFVDESSSPGLLHSPSAVDADESGFGGSDGVHNLAEGLAGLGLQPAAPAPAQTADPLPAEPFGDTLLDGLAGGRTPGPLLMIGGRLTTSEATALAGAARYSPQPLALLVTDRPADLRPVLRILREAGWVAAAVAPATPIASAWALLDRDRDGTGAATPAAHAGAGPRRKPGPVVESTFS, via the coding sequence ATGCAGATTCCCTCCCTCACGGGCTTATTCACGCCTCGCGGATGGGGCCTGCTAAGCGCCGGGGCCGCGTTCCTTCTGGCGGCAGGGGTGCTCGGGCGCAGGGATCTGCTTGCTGTTGCCGTCCTGCTGATGGGGCTGCCGCTTGCCGCCGCGGTCCTGCTGCGGCTGGCCAAGCCGGGCTTCGATGTCGAAAGGACCTTCACGCCGCCGCTGACGGAAACCGGCACGGCAGCCACAGTGCAACTCAGCATCCGCTGCCGTGGGAGCCAGATACCCTCAGCGACCATGCGTGAGGGACTTCCGCTGCGTTTCGGCCGGAGTCCGGAATTCCATTTCCCGTCCGGTCTGGCCGTTGACGGCAGAGCCAGCACCTACGAATACCGGTTGCGCTCAAGCCGGCGCGGGCTGTACGCCATCGGCCCGGTCACGGCGGAGTTCCTGGACCCCTTCGGCCTTGCGAAAACGGTCCACACCCTGGGCGGGACCGACCAGCTGGCTGTTGCCCCCGCACCCCAGGATCTGCCGGTGCTCGCCCTGTCCGGGGCAAGGGGAACCGAGGGCACCTCGCCGAGCAGACGCCGCGGCACCCCCAGCGAAGACGACGCCACCACCCGCGAGTACCGGTACGGCGACCCTATGCGCCGCGTGCATTGGCCCGCGACAGCCCGGCACGGCGAGCTGATGGTGCGGCAGGAAGAACCCGTCACGGCACCTACCGCATCCATCCTGCTGGACCAGAGGGCGGCAGCCTACGGTGCGGGAGCTCTGCCTGGCTCCGATGATTCCCGGGAACTGCTGACCACCGAGTCCTTCGAGTGGGCGGTTTCCGCCGTCATCTCCGGCGCCGTCCACTTCTCCGACGGGGGCTACAGCGTCCGTTTCGTGGATGAGTCCTCGTCCCCCGGCCTGCTGCACTCCCCTTCCGCGGTTGACGCTGATGAATCCGGGTTCGGCGGATCAGACGGCGTACACAACCTGGCGGAGGGCCTGGCCGGTCTGGGTCTGCAGCCCGCGGCCCCCGCACCGGCCCAGACGGCGGATCCCCTTCCCGCAGAGCCGTTCGGCGACACCCTGCTCGACGGTCTTGCCGGCGGACGGACGCCCGGTCCGTTGCTGATGATCGGCGGACGGCTCACTACGTCGGAGGCCACCGCGCTTGCCGGAGCAGCACGGTACTCGCCCCAGCCCCTGGCCCTGCTGGTCACCGACCGGCCGGCGGACCTCCGTCCGGTGCTGAGAATCCTCCGTGAGGCAGGCTGGGTAGCCGCGGCCGTGGCCCCGGCAACACCCATAGCATCGGCCTGGGCCCTTCTGGACCGCGACCGCGACGGTACCGGCGCGGCAACTCCGGCCGCGCACGCGGGTGCCGGACCCCGGCGGAAGCCCGGGCCCGTTGTTGAAAGCACGTTCTCATGA
- a CDS encoding AAA family ATPase, producing MDAPIPSAAAASLHGLPSTGSSAGTALHSPTYAADPESFQHQAAGILSAIGTVIDGKEEAARLVLTVLLAQGHVLLEDVPGVGKTMLAKALARTIDCTVSRIQFTPDLLPSDVTGVSIYNQDSHRFEFRQGPVFANVVIADEINRASAKTQSALLECMEEQQVTVDGGTHRLAAPFMVVATQNPIDMEGTYPLPEAQRDRFMARISLGYPDARSEADMLENHQVGSPLEGIAPVVDLHETQAMIARVRDIYVSAAVKDYTVALGRATREHPDLRLGASPRALLQLLRAAKAMAALDGRDFVLPDDVAGLADSVLAHRLLLHRRAAGAGESASSCIAAVIDSVPVPRTAPERSRR from the coding sequence ATGGACGCTCCAATCCCCTCTGCCGCCGCGGCGTCCCTCCACGGTCTTCCTTCCACCGGCTCATCAGCAGGCACTGCGCTCCACTCCCCGACCTATGCCGCGGATCCCGAATCCTTCCAGCACCAGGCGGCCGGCATCCTGTCAGCAATCGGGACAGTGATTGACGGGAAGGAGGAGGCCGCCCGCCTTGTCCTCACCGTGCTGCTGGCGCAGGGGCATGTGCTGTTGGAGGACGTGCCCGGAGTCGGGAAGACCATGCTGGCCAAAGCCCTGGCCCGGACCATCGACTGCACGGTCAGCCGTATCCAGTTCACCCCGGATCTGCTGCCCTCCGACGTCACCGGCGTGTCCATCTACAACCAGGACAGCCACCGCTTCGAGTTCCGGCAGGGCCCGGTGTTCGCCAACGTCGTGATAGCGGACGAAATCAACCGGGCCTCCGCCAAGACCCAGTCCGCGTTGTTGGAGTGCATGGAGGAGCAACAGGTAACAGTGGACGGCGGCACTCACCGGCTGGCCGCCCCGTTTATGGTGGTGGCCACACAGAATCCCATTGATATGGAGGGCACCTATCCGCTGCCCGAAGCCCAGCGTGACAGGTTTATGGCCCGGATTTCACTTGGTTACCCGGATGCCCGGTCCGAAGCGGACATGCTGGAAAACCACCAGGTGGGTTCGCCCCTGGAAGGCATAGCCCCAGTGGTGGATCTGCACGAGACACAGGCGATGATTGCCCGCGTGCGTGATATCTACGTGTCGGCAGCCGTCAAAGATTACACGGTGGCGCTGGGCCGGGCTACCCGCGAGCATCCGGACCTGCGTCTGGGGGCCAGCCCGCGGGCACTGCTGCAGCTGCTGCGGGCGGCCAAGGCCATGGCGGCGCTGGACGGCAGGGATTTCGTCCTGCCCGACGACGTCGCCGGGCTGGCGGATTCCGTGCTTGCGCACCGCCTCCTGCTGCACCGCAGAGCGGCCGGTGCCGGTGAAAGCGCCTCCAGCTGCATCGCTGCCGTTATCGACTCCGTTCCGGTTCCCCGAACGGCCCCGGAGCGCTCACGCCGGTAA
- a CDS encoding TatD family hydrolase, whose product MSKCSGYVPGSTPAAYLPEGIGADAVRHKGKGYPPAPEPLPVPVMDNHTHFDFPAGDFRVALGAALDAAEAAGVKGAIQVGTDLESSRFTAKAVDADRRLLGAVAIHPNDAPQLAAEGTLDTALAEIEALAAHPRIRAIGETGLDYFRTGEDGLERQQYSFRRHMDIAKRLGLALQIHDRDAHADVVRLLKEEGAPGTVVFHCFSGDAELARICNENGWYMSFSGTVTFKNSHGLHQALAEADRNLLLVETDAPFLTPHPHRGRPNASYMVPYTVRFMADRLDLTAAELGESLAANTERAYGSWTDTRSVDATAETAPGGTRGAHPER is encoded by the coding sequence ATGAGTAAATGCAGCGGATATGTTCCGGGCAGCACACCGGCAGCCTACCTTCCGGAAGGAATCGGCGCGGATGCGGTGCGGCATAAGGGGAAGGGCTACCCGCCCGCTCCGGAACCGCTGCCGGTTCCGGTCATGGACAATCACACCCACTTCGACTTCCCGGCGGGTGATTTCCGGGTCGCCCTCGGGGCAGCACTCGACGCGGCCGAGGCCGCGGGGGTGAAGGGCGCCATCCAGGTAGGAACGGATCTGGAATCCTCCCGGTTTACCGCGAAGGCAGTCGACGCCGATCGCAGGCTCCTCGGCGCAGTGGCCATCCACCCGAATGACGCCCCGCAGCTGGCGGCGGAGGGAACCCTGGACACGGCGCTCGCCGAAATTGAAGCGCTCGCAGCCCATCCGAGGATCCGGGCCATCGGGGAAACCGGGCTGGATTATTTCCGGACAGGCGAGGACGGACTCGAACGCCAGCAGTATTCGTTCCGCCGGCACATGGACATCGCCAAGCGGCTCGGCCTCGCACTGCAGATCCACGACCGTGATGCCCACGCCGACGTCGTGCGGCTGCTGAAGGAGGAGGGCGCCCCGGGGACGGTGGTGTTCCACTGTTTCTCAGGCGACGCGGAACTGGCTCGGATCTGCAACGAGAACGGCTGGTACATGTCCTTCTCCGGGACAGTGACGTTCAAGAACTCGCACGGCCTGCACCAGGCGCTCGCCGAGGCTGACAGGAACCTGCTCCTGGTTGAAACCGACGCCCCGTTCCTTACGCCCCATCCGCACCGGGGCCGCCCGAATGCCAGCTACATGGTTCCTTACACGGTGCGTTTCATGGCTGACCGGCTGGACCTGACTGCGGCCGAACTGGGGGAGTCCCTGGCGGCCAATACCGAGCGGGCCTACGGCTCCTGGACGGATACCCGGAGTGTGGACGCGACCGCGGAAACTGCTCCCGGCGGCACCCGCGGAGCCCATCCGGAGCGGTAG